The following are encoded together in the Arthrobacter sp. Y-9 genome:
- a CDS encoding MFS transporter, whose amino-acid sequence MESTRTSSSTQEDQMPPGARPETAPARTPGVLSPAHLLTTLGTCALVFLAAFEAMAVTTVMPLVARDLDGSALYALAFAGPLASGVIGMVLAGAWTDRRSPALPLFASTAVFALGLLVAGLAGSMPVFLAGRLIQGLGGGAINVVLYVLVARAYPAALHPKIFAAFSAAWVVPSMVGPFGAGLVAQYISWHWVFLGVVVLVVPALLLLLPALRRLAAQPAHDDAGPAPADASPEEAGDGVVGGQAPDGTAAGGGEEGSRPSTKPLSTGRRLAVAAVVGVAVLGLNLSVETGQWAVPVAVLAAAVALLAVRRLLPAGVLLGRRGLPSVILVKFLIAAAFFGAEVYVPYLLMDRHHFAPATAGLALTLSAVAWSVGSAIQGRLSTGLSNVGAVWLGAASLALSILIVLTATFGGLPPAVIIGGWILAGGGMGLMSPRLSVMVLSYSTPGNQGFNGSAANVADSVGAALSLAATGLVFHLLGAGGAFLGVFALTACVALLSVACAGRVRTER is encoded by the coding sequence ATGGAATCCACTCGCACCTCCTCCAGCACCCAGGAGGACCAGATGCCGCCCGGCGCGCGACCGGAGACGGCGCCGGCCCGGACCCCGGGCGTGCTCTCTCCCGCCCACCTCCTCACGACGCTGGGGACCTGCGCCCTTGTGTTCCTCGCGGCGTTCGAGGCCATGGCCGTCACCACGGTCATGCCGCTCGTCGCCCGCGACCTCGACGGCAGCGCCCTCTACGCCCTCGCCTTCGCGGGACCGCTCGCCAGCGGCGTGATCGGCATGGTCCTGGCCGGCGCCTGGACCGACCGCCGAAGCCCGGCCCTCCCGCTCTTCGCGTCCACGGCGGTCTTCGCGCTAGGTCTCCTGGTCGCCGGACTGGCGGGGTCCATGCCGGTCTTCCTGGCCGGTCGGCTCATCCAGGGCCTCGGCGGAGGCGCGATCAACGTCGTGCTCTACGTGCTCGTCGCCCGCGCCTACCCCGCCGCGCTGCACCCCAAGATCTTCGCCGCGTTCTCGGCCGCGTGGGTGGTGCCGTCCATGGTGGGGCCGTTCGGCGCGGGACTCGTGGCGCAGTACATCAGCTGGCACTGGGTCTTCCTCGGCGTGGTGGTCCTCGTGGTGCCGGCGTTGCTTCTGCTGCTGCCCGCGCTGCGGCGACTGGCCGCCCAGCCCGCGCACGACGACGCCGGCCCGGCGCCCGCGGACGCGTCGCCGGAGGAGGCGGGGGACGGCGTCGTCGGCGGTCAGGCGCCGGACGGAACCGCGGCCGGCGGCGGCGAGGAAGGCTCCCGGCCGTCCACCAAACCTCTGTCCACCGGCCGGCGCCTGGCGGTGGCCGCCGTGGTGGGCGTGGCCGTGCTGGGGCTGAACCTGTCGGTGGAGACCGGCCAATGGGCGGTGCCGGTGGCGGTGCTCGCGGCGGCCGTCGCGCTGCTCGCGGTGCGGAGGCTCCTGCCGGCCGGCGTGCTGCTCGGTCGGCGCGGCCTGCCGTCGGTGATCCTGGTGAAGTTCCTGATCGCCGCGGCGTTCTTCGGGGCCGAGGTCTACGTTCCGTATCTCCTCATGGACCGGCATCATTTCGCCCCCGCCACTGCCGGCCTGGCCCTGACGCTGTCCGCGGTGGCGTGGTCCGTCGGTTCGGCGATCCAGGGGCGGCTGTCCACCGGCCTCTCGAACGTGGGCGCGGTGTGGCTGGGTGCGGCGTCGCTCGCGCTGTCGATCCTGATCGTGCTCACGGCCACGTTCGGCGGCCTGCCGCCGGCGGTCATCATCGGGGGCTGGATCCTGGCGGGCGGCGGCATGGGGCTGATGAGTCCGCGCCTGAGCGTGATGGTGCTGTCGTATTCGACCCCGGGCAATCAGGGGTTCAACGGATCCGCGGCGAACGTGGCCGACTCCGTGGGCGCCGCGCTCTCCCTGGCCGCGACCGGTCTGGTGTTCCACCTGCTCGGAGCGGGTGGGGCGTTCCTGGGGGTCTTCGCGCTGACCGCGTGCGTGGCGCTGCTGTCGGTCGCGTGCGCGGGGCGGGTCCGGACGGAACGGTGA
- a CDS encoding SDR family NAD(P)-dependent oxidoreductase has translation MTTQQLAGTTALITGGSIGIGRGIALSLARAGARVALTYRSHSPEDSLLDELRALSGAEPLALQVDATDETQVKNLADAVGREFGRLDVLVNNAGGLVQRATLRELDLEMWHRILSVNLDTTFLITHHLKPLLPQGRGRIINIASLAGHNGGHPGALAYATSKAAIFGFTRSLAREVAPEGITVNALAPGFIEATPFHDTFTTADSKNATVATIPAGRAGVPDDVADAVLWLAGEGSAFVTGTVIDINGGQYVR, from the coding sequence ATGACCACGCAGCAGCTCGCCGGAACCACCGCCCTCATCACCGGAGGCAGCATCGGCATCGGACGCGGGATCGCCCTGTCCCTGGCCCGCGCCGGAGCCCGGGTGGCCCTGACCTATCGCAGCCACTCCCCGGAGGACTCGCTCCTGGACGAACTCCGGGCGCTTTCCGGAGCTGAACCCCTGGCTCTCCAGGTCGACGCCACGGACGAAACCCAGGTGAAGAACCTGGCGGACGCCGTCGGCCGGGAGTTCGGCCGGCTGGACGTCCTGGTCAACAACGCCGGCGGCCTGGTGCAGCGCGCCACGCTCCGGGAACTGGATCTGGAGATGTGGCACCGCATCCTCAGCGTCAACCTGGACACCACGTTCCTGATCACCCACCACCTGAAGCCCCTGCTCCCCCAGGGCCGCGGCCGCATCATCAACATCGCCTCCCTGGCCGGCCATAACGGCGGGCATCCCGGCGCCCTCGCCTACGCGACGTCCAAGGCCGCGATCTTCGGGTTCACCCGCTCGCTCGCCCGGGAGGTCGCGCCCGAAGGCATCACGGTGAACGCCCTGGCGCCCGGCTTCATCGAGGCCACACCGTTCCATGACACCTTCACGACGGCGGACTCGAAGAACGCGACCGTCGCCACCATCCCGGCGGGCCGGGCAGGCGTCCCCGACGACGTGGCGGACGCCGTGCTCTGGCTCGCCGGGGAGGGATCCGCCTTCGTCACGGGAACGGTGATCGACATCAACGGGGGTCAGTACGTCCGATGA
- a CDS encoding IclR family transcriptional regulator, with protein MSQTVQRAIDILEFCSVRPRTLLEIADMIGVHRTTALRLVQTLAGGGLIRRDERGLYGVGFRLAALADSALRQFDLRTMVHPFIVDLSERVGQTVQFAVPDGDAVVYVDKIEPADSIHLDTRIGGQVVVQTAGVSKALLAFMDPDQRDRIVDGITFRPFTSSSITSREEFLRRLDEVRDTGWAYDDGEYEEISNCIAAPVWNHAGTAAGAISITAIKSQMDLTRLRELLPDLLETARAVSESLGWSPAAS; from the coding sequence ATGAGTCAGACGGTCCAGCGAGCCATCGACATCCTGGAGTTCTGCAGCGTCCGGCCCCGGACCCTGCTGGAGATCGCGGACATGATCGGCGTGCACCGCACCACGGCGCTGCGCCTCGTGCAGACCCTGGCGGGCGGCGGGCTGATCCGGCGGGACGAGCGTGGCCTTTACGGGGTGGGTTTCCGGCTGGCCGCCCTGGCCGACTCGGCGCTCCGCCAGTTCGATCTGCGCACCATGGTGCACCCGTTCATCGTGGACCTGAGCGAACGCGTCGGGCAGACCGTGCAGTTCGCCGTCCCCGACGGCGACGCGGTGGTCTACGTCGACAAGATCGAACCGGCTGACTCCATCCACCTCGACACCCGCATCGGCGGGCAGGTGGTGGTGCAGACCGCCGGGGTGAGCAAGGCGCTGCTGGCCTTCATGGACCCGGACCAGCGGGACCGGATCGTGGACGGGATCACCTTCCGGCCCTTCACCTCCTCCTCGATCACCTCGCGTGAGGAGTTCCTGCGCCGCCTGGACGAGGTGCGGGACACCGGCTGGGCCTACGACGACGGCGAGTACGAGGAGATCTCCAACTGCATCGCCGCACCGGTCTGGAACCACGCGGGGACCGCGGCCGGCGCCATCTCGATCACCGCCATCAAGTCCCAGATGGACCTCACCCGGTTGCGGGAACTGCTCCCGGATCTGCTGGAGACCGCCCGCGCCGTGTCCGAGTCGCTCGGCTGGAGCCCCGCGGCGTCCTGA
- a CDS encoding RbsD/FucU domain-containing protein has translation MIRGPLKHPVVLAALAGAGHKSTVLIADLNYAASTAVAAGTPTVHLALTAGTPTVPEVLDVVRGVIPVEHATQIRPSEDALPSPVQDEVRTLLGVPPELVSREDFYRLARSEDLALAIITGDTRRFGNVLLRIGALTEPPY, from the coding sequence ATGATCCGCGGACCTCTCAAACACCCCGTCGTCCTGGCGGCCCTGGCGGGCGCGGGCCACAAGTCGACCGTGCTGATCGCGGACCTGAACTACGCGGCCTCCACCGCCGTGGCCGCCGGAACCCCGACGGTCCACCTGGCCCTGACCGCGGGGACCCCCACGGTGCCGGAGGTGCTGGACGTGGTCCGGGGCGTGATCCCGGTCGAGCACGCCACGCAGATCCGCCCTTCAGAGGACGCTCTGCCCAGCCCCGTGCAGGACGAGGTGCGGACCCTGCTCGGCGTCCCCCCAGAGCTCGTGAGCCGCGAGGACTTCTACCGGCTCGCCCGCTCCGAGGACCTGGCCCTGGCGATCATCACGGGTGACACCCGCCGCTTCGGCAATGTCCTGCTCCGGATCGGCGCGCTCACCGAGCCACCCTACTGA
- a CDS encoding YoaK family protein: MAASLSWRGVLYAGGLSAVAGFVDAVAYIHLGGYFVSFMSGNTTRASSDLVHGSFLGAGLALGLIGFFTLGVVLSTLAFRRSEARRLPGVLGLTTALLAVAAVLPLLSAEAAVPPLLAMAMGVVNTSYTRNGEVSIALTYMTGTLVKTGQHFAAALTGAPHGPWLKYLTLWGMICAGAVVGAVAYRVTGLGSLWLAAAALLAWTLLALRQSRV; this comes from the coding sequence GTGGCCGCATCACTGTCCTGGCGGGGCGTCCTGTACGCCGGAGGGCTGTCCGCCGTCGCCGGTTTCGTCGATGCGGTGGCGTACATCCACCTGGGCGGCTATTTCGTCTCCTTCATGAGCGGCAACACCACCCGGGCCAGTTCCGACCTGGTGCACGGCTCGTTCCTCGGCGCGGGCCTCGCTCTGGGACTGATCGGGTTCTTCACTCTGGGCGTCGTGCTCAGCACCCTGGCCTTCCGGCGCTCGGAGGCGCGCAGGTTGCCGGGCGTGCTCGGGCTGACGACGGCGCTGCTCGCCGTCGCGGCCGTCCTACCGCTGCTGTCGGCGGAGGCCGCCGTGCCTCCGCTGCTGGCCATGGCGATGGGCGTGGTGAACACGTCGTACACCCGCAACGGCGAGGTGAGCATCGCCCTCACCTACATGACCGGAACCCTGGTGAAGACCGGTCAGCATTTCGCGGCGGCTCTCACCGGAGCGCCGCACGGTCCGTGGCTGAAGTACCTGACCCTGTGGGGCATGATCTGCGCGGGAGCCGTCGTGGGCGCCGTCGCCTACCGCGTGACGGGACTGGGCAGCCTCTGGCTCGCGGCCGCCGCACTCCTGGCGTGGACTCTGCTCGCGCTCCGGCAGTCGAGGGTCTGA
- a CDS encoding MFS transporter produces the protein MNIPVPENVSATRRPDPGSLPERTLRKVRWRIVPLIVLLYLIAFLDRNNVGFAKGPLTHDLGINDAAYGLGAGIFFIGYVLMEIPSNAGMYRFGARRWIARILISWGILATAMAFVWNEPSFYTARFLLGAAEAGFFPAVLFYFTLWFPTAQRAAVLGLFILAQPVANALGAPLSASLLNLDGLLGLTGWQWMFIIEGVPAVVLGVFVPRLLTDRPSEARWLAPDEKAWLTSTMDAEYAAKALPGKHSFLQGLREPRAWAYGLLNFGMVCGIYGLGLWLPTIVKGLGVKDNTSLGLLVMIPYAVAIPFVYWWAKRADRTGRRALHASLSMVLAAVGLLGAAYLLPVNAAWAMAALSVAAVGIFSAGAPFLSIPSAAFAGATAAAALGLMNSLGNVGGFVAPYLVGLIKQATGSDQLALTFLAGCLTLTAVLVYAYANRRPEGNSRIPQTTP, from the coding sequence ATGAACATCCCAGTGCCGGAGAACGTTTCCGCCACCCGTCGGCCGGATCCTGGATCCCTGCCGGAAAGGACCCTGAGGAAGGTCCGGTGGCGCATCGTCCCGCTGATCGTCCTCCTGTATCTGATCGCCTTCCTGGACCGGAACAACGTCGGATTCGCCAAAGGACCACTCACCCACGATCTCGGCATCAACGACGCCGCCTACGGCCTGGGAGCGGGGATCTTCTTCATCGGCTACGTCCTGATGGAGATCCCCAGCAACGCGGGCATGTACCGTTTCGGAGCCCGGCGCTGGATCGCCAGGATCCTGATCAGCTGGGGCATCCTGGCGACCGCCATGGCCTTCGTCTGGAACGAACCGTCCTTCTACACCGCACGGTTCCTGCTCGGCGCTGCGGAGGCGGGATTCTTCCCCGCGGTGCTGTTCTACTTCACCCTCTGGTTCCCCACGGCTCAGCGCGCGGCCGTTCTGGGCCTGTTCATCCTGGCTCAGCCGGTGGCCAACGCGCTCGGCGCCCCGCTGTCCGCCTCGCTCCTGAATCTGGACGGGCTCCTCGGGCTCACCGGCTGGCAGTGGATGTTCATCATCGAAGGCGTCCCGGCCGTGGTGCTGGGTGTCTTCGTGCCGCGCCTCCTGACCGACCGCCCCTCCGAGGCCCGCTGGCTGGCCCCGGACGAGAAGGCCTGGCTGACCTCGACCATGGACGCCGAGTACGCGGCCAAGGCCCTCCCGGGCAAGCACTCGTTCCTTCAGGGACTCCGCGAACCGCGGGCCTGGGCTTACGGCTTGCTCAACTTCGGCATGGTCTGCGGCATCTACGGTCTCGGCCTGTGGCTGCCGACCATCGTCAAGGGCCTGGGCGTCAAGGACAACACCTCGCTCGGCCTCCTGGTCATGATCCCGTACGCCGTCGCCATCCCCTTCGTGTACTGGTGGGCGAAGCGCGCGGACCGCACCGGGCGGCGGGCTCTGCACGCATCGCTCAGCATGGTGCTCGCAGCCGTCGGACTGCTCGGCGCGGCGTATCTCCTGCCCGTGAACGCGGCCTGGGCCATGGCCGCGCTGTCCGTGGCCGCCGTCGGGATCTTCTCGGCCGGCGCACCCTTCCTGTCCATCCCGTCCGCGGCTTTCGCCGGCGCGACGGCGGCCGCGGCCCTGGGCCTCATGAACTCCCTGGGCAACGTCGGCGGCTTCGTCGCCCCGTACCTCGTGGGCCTCATCAAGCAGGCCACCGGGAGCGATCAGCTCGCCCTCACCTTCCTGGCCGGTTGCCTCACCCTGACCGCCGTGCTCGTGTACGCCTACGCGAACCGGCGTCCGGAGGGCAACTCCCGCATCCCGCAGACCACCCCGTGA
- the soxR gene encoding redox-sensitive transcriptional activator SoxR yields MVPTLRPQLWLRSKPRGRRIRVPQIHGGKQHELSIGELSARSGVPVSALHFYERQGLLRAERNSLNQRRYSRDALRRVAFIRTAQRVGMALKDIGAALDSLPEQRTPTKRDWARLSRLWREELDARIAALKHLRDDLDSCIGCGCLSLKRCALQNPDDELGRTGSGPVLWE; encoded by the coding sequence ATGGTCCCGACGCTACGACCTCAACTATGGTTGAGGTCAAAGCCCAGAGGGAGGAGGATCCGCGTGCCCCAGATCCACGGCGGGAAACAGCACGAACTGAGCATCGGGGAGCTGTCCGCCCGCAGCGGCGTGCCGGTCTCCGCGCTCCACTTCTACGAGCGGCAGGGCCTGCTGCGGGCCGAGCGGAACAGCCTCAACCAGCGGCGCTACTCCCGGGACGCGCTCCGCCGGGTCGCGTTCATCCGCACGGCACAGCGCGTGGGGATGGCACTCAAGGACATCGGCGCGGCACTGGACTCGCTCCCGGAGCAGCGCACGCCCACCAAGCGCGACTGGGCCCGGCTCTCCCGCCTCTGGCGCGAAGAGCTCGACGCCCGGATCGCCGCCCTCAAACACCTCCGGGACGACCTGGACTCCTGCATCGGCTGCGGCTGCCTCAGCCTGAAACGCTGCGCACTCCAGAACCCGGATGACGAACTGGGCCGCACCGGCAGCGGGCCGGTCCTCTGGGAGTAG
- a CDS encoding MFS transporter, producing the protein MTPAPSRTRLAFLGVCLVLIGLNLRTVFSSFAAVLVEIRAAGAIPEWAVTALTTVPATLLGVFAPLAPVLARRFGAERVLLGAMVVLTGGLLVRPADLGTLGHLPMLLLGTALCGAAISLCNVILPTVVKRDFQHRLGLMGGLYTTAICASAALGAGFTYPLFELTGQWTTALLAWAAPAAVVALLFAPLALKAPHHREAVDHDGANVWRSPVAWQVTAFMALQAMSSFSVFAWLAPVLRDRGIDGSTAGIMVSVSILLQMLGSLVAPALAARFWDQRGINVVLALMTGAGFALSILGPIEGIWAWISLLGLGQGALTAVALTLIMLRTEDQHTAARLSGMMQGVGYGVGSVGTLMVAQVHQATGAFTVAGWVFLGISVLGAVFGYLAGRRRLVE; encoded by the coding sequence ATGACCCCCGCCCCCAGCCGCACCCGTCTCGCATTCCTGGGGGTCTGTCTGGTGCTGATCGGCCTGAACCTGCGCACCGTGTTCTCGAGTTTCGCGGCGGTCCTCGTCGAGATCCGCGCCGCCGGCGCCATCCCGGAATGGGCCGTCACCGCCCTCACCACCGTTCCCGCCACGCTGCTCGGGGTCTTCGCCCCACTGGCTCCGGTCCTGGCGCGGCGGTTCGGCGCCGAACGCGTGCTGCTCGGGGCGATGGTGGTCCTCACGGGCGGTCTCCTGGTCCGTCCCGCGGACCTCGGAACCCTCGGCCACCTGCCGATGCTGCTGCTCGGAACGGCCTTGTGCGGCGCGGCCATCTCCCTGTGCAACGTCATCCTGCCGACCGTCGTCAAGCGCGACTTCCAGCACCGGCTCGGCCTCATGGGCGGCCTCTACACCACCGCCATCTGCGCGTCGGCGGCCCTCGGCGCGGGATTCACGTACCCGCTGTTCGAGCTCACCGGACAGTGGACGACGGCGCTGCTCGCCTGGGCGGCGCCGGCCGCCGTCGTCGCGCTCCTGTTCGCCCCGCTCGCCCTCAAGGCGCCGCACCACCGCGAGGCCGTCGACCATGACGGCGCGAATGTGTGGCGCTCGCCGGTCGCGTGGCAGGTCACGGCGTTCATGGCGCTCCAGGCGATGAGTTCTTTCAGCGTGTTCGCGTGGCTGGCGCCGGTGCTGCGCGACCGCGGGATCGACGGGAGCACCGCCGGGATCATGGTGTCCGTGTCGATCCTCCTGCAGATGCTCGGCTCCCTGGTGGCTCCCGCGCTCGCGGCCCGGTTCTGGGATCAGCGTGGAATCAACGTGGTGCTGGCGCTCATGACCGGGGCGGGGTTCGCCCTCAGCATCCTCGGCCCGATCGAGGGCATCTGGGCGTGGATCTCCCTGCTCGGACTGGGTCAGGGTGCCCTCACGGCCGTCGCGCTCACCCTGATCATGCTGCGCACCGAGGACCAGCACACCGCGGCCCGGTTGTCGGGCATGATGCAGGGCGTCGGCTACGGGGTTGGGTCGGTCGGGACGCTCATGGTCGCGCAGGTGCACCAGGCGACGGGCGCGTTCACCGTGGCCGGCTGGGTGTTCCTGGGCATCTCGGTGCTGGGCGCGGTCTTCGGCTACCTGGCCGGGCGACGTCGGCTGGTGGAGTAG
- a CDS encoding VOC family protein — MACRISELVFGCREPEVLADFWCKVLDFVVLGREDDGSVEIGARDGFGGSQPTLFFSYRDQPEPGKSRLHIDLNATDQEQEAELERLLALGARPADIGQTGDEAWHVLADPEGNEFCLLKPRIAPVPVPAG; from the coding sequence ATGGCCTGCCGCATCAGTGAACTCGTCTTCGGCTGCCGCGAACCCGAGGTCCTCGCCGACTTCTGGTGCAAGGTTCTGGACTTCGTGGTCCTGGGCCGGGAGGACGACGGGTCCGTGGAGATCGGCGCGCGGGACGGCTTCGGCGGCTCGCAGCCCACCCTGTTCTTCAGCTACCGGGATCAGCCCGAACCGGGCAAGTCCCGCCTGCACATCGACCTCAACGCGACGGACCAGGAACAGGAGGCCGAGCTCGAACGACTCCTGGCCCTCGGCGCGCGACCCGCGGACATCGGCCAGACCGGCGACGAGGCGTGGCACGTCCTCGCCGACCCGGAGGGCAACGAGTTCTGCCTGCTCAAGCCGCGCATCGCCCCGGTCCCGGTCCCGGCGGGCTGA
- a CDS encoding DEAD/DEAH box helicase: MTSFSSLGVPAGITSALATLDITEPFPIQVKTLPDTLAGRDVLGRGQTGSGKTLAFAIPLVTRLAGDADDDGARRRASGSRKPRGLVLAPTRELATQIDRTVAPLAEALGLRTTVIFGGVSQTRQEKALAAGVDIVIACPGRLEDLMKQGIVSLDQVSISVLDEADHMADLGFLPVVRRILDATPAGGQRLLFSATLDNGVDKLVSRYMQKPVTHSVDAPKAAVTTMEHHVFLAKDKDAKKLLINDLASGAGKRVLFTRTKHAAKKLAKVLTANGIPAVDLHGNLSQNARDRNLAEFSSGEVRVLVATDVAARGVHVDEVELVIHVDPPAEHKAYLHRSGRTARAGAEGTVVTLVLPEERSEVQKLLRAAGVKAPFTPVAPGSAEILDFVGEQAEAVDPASRAAVVAAKAPQQGGGKSTGANAQRKRARRGGQGGSAATGSTGSRNERPAQARPEHGAPRGERAPRAERAPRGERPARGERSSASRTGQRSAAPRGGSATVWSSNTGGASGGSFGSGGQKSGAGRPPRKGPRRASAPASNERRGR, translated from the coding sequence ATGACTTCTTTTTCTTCCCTTGGCGTGCCAGCCGGGATCACTTCCGCGCTGGCCACCCTGGACATCACCGAACCCTTCCCCATCCAGGTCAAGACCCTGCCGGACACGCTGGCCGGCCGGGACGTCCTGGGCCGTGGCCAGACCGGCTCCGGCAAGACGCTCGCTTTCGCCATCCCGCTGGTGACCCGCCTCGCCGGTGACGCGGACGACGACGGCGCTCGCCGTCGCGCGTCCGGCTCCCGGAAGCCGCGCGGCCTGGTGCTGGCCCCCACACGCGAACTGGCCACCCAGATCGACCGCACGGTAGCTCCCCTCGCGGAGGCCCTGGGCCTGCGCACCACCGTGATCTTCGGCGGCGTCTCTCAGACGCGCCAGGAGAAGGCCCTGGCGGCCGGCGTCGACATCGTCATCGCCTGCCCCGGCCGTCTCGAGGACCTCATGAAGCAGGGCATCGTGTCCCTGGACCAGGTGAGCATCAGCGTCCTGGACGAGGCCGACCACATGGCCGACCTCGGCTTCCTCCCCGTCGTGCGCCGCATCCTGGATGCGACGCCGGCCGGCGGCCAGCGCCTGCTGTTCTCCGCCACGCTGGACAACGGCGTGGACAAGCTGGTCAGCCGCTACATGCAGAAGCCGGTCACGCACTCCGTGGACGCTCCCAAGGCCGCTGTCACCACCATGGAGCACCACGTGTTCCTGGCGAAGGACAAGGACGCCAAGAAGCTCCTCATCAACGATCTGGCGTCCGGCGCCGGCAAGCGCGTGCTCTTCACGCGCACCAAGCACGCCGCCAAGAAGCTGGCCAAGGTGCTGACCGCCAACGGCATCCCCGCCGTCGACCTGCACGGCAACCTGTCCCAGAACGCCCGTGACCGCAACCTGGCGGAGTTCTCCTCCGGCGAGGTCCGGGTCCTCGTGGCCACCGACGTCGCCGCCCGCGGTGTGCACGTGGACGAGGTCGAACTCGTGATCCACGTCGATCCGCCCGCGGAGCACAAGGCGTACCTGCACCGTTCCGGCCGCACCGCCCGTGCCGGAGCCGAGGGCACCGTGGTGACCCTGGTCCTGCCGGAGGAGCGCTCCGAGGTCCAGAAGCTCCTCCGCGCCGCCGGCGTCAAGGCTCCGTTCACGCCCGTGGCTCCCGGCTCCGCCGAGATCCTCGACTTCGTGGGCGAGCAGGCCGAGGCCGTGGATCCCGCATCCCGCGCCGCCGTGGTGGCCGCCAAGGCCCCGCAGCAGGGTGGCGGCAAGTCCACCGGTGCGAACGCGCAGCGCAAGCGGGCCCGTCGTGGCGGCCAGGGCGGCTCCGCCGCTACCGGCTCCACCGGTTCGCGCAATGAGCGTCCCGCCCAGGCCCGTCCGGAACACGGCGCGCCTCGCGGCGAGCGTGCTCCTCGTGCTGAGCGTGCGCCCCGCGGTGAGCGTCCGGCTCGTGGCGAGCGGTCCTCCGCTTCGCGCACCGGTCAGCGGTCCGCCGCCCCGCGTGGTGGCAGCGCGACCGTGTGGTCCTCGAACACCGGGGGCGCCTCGGGCGGATCCTTCGGCTCCGGCGGTCAGAAGTCCGGCGCCG
- a CDS encoding MFS transporter, translating to MPSAAPSSHHGVFSPPYTLTSLGLLALVVFNAFESMAVTTVMPVAAQELGGQQLYALAFAGPMAASVIGMVLAGSWSDRRGPVGAIYASVALFTVGLVIAGTAPTMELLVLGRIVQGFAGGANGVALTVLVGKAYPADLHARMFAAFAAAWVLPSILGPYIGGLVAQVASWHWVFLGVLILVVPALLGLVPALRRISRDQQHAAPNRAGPYPWGRLLWAVLAAASVMGLNLSSEVPLVGWVLALAMAAVCILAIRPLIPRGTLTAQRGLPSVVLTRAIGSAAFFGTEVYLPKVLFEIYHFEPSFAGLALTCSAVSWGISSGIQGRLGAARLPHHRAVRIGSAMVAAVVVGIFLVILFQGPAWALIAVWLFGGAGMGLMFPRLSVMVLALSRPGEQGFNSSALAMADSLGNALCVAVSGLVFAALLGSGNAYAGVFAVAAACGVAMLLIAPRTRALVD from the coding sequence GTGCCATCTGCCGCCCCCTCCTCCCACCACGGTGTTTTCAGCCCTCCGTACACCCTGACCAGCCTGGGTCTGCTGGCCCTCGTGGTGTTCAACGCGTTCGAGTCGATGGCCGTCACCACGGTCATGCCCGTGGCGGCCCAGGAACTCGGCGGGCAGCAGCTGTACGCCCTCGCCTTCGCCGGTCCGATGGCCGCCAGTGTGATCGGCATGGTCCTGGCGGGCAGCTGGTCCGACCGCCGCGGGCCCGTCGGCGCCATCTACGCCTCGGTGGCCCTCTTCACGGTCGGACTCGTGATCGCGGGCACGGCCCCGACCATGGAGCTGCTGGTGCTGGGCCGGATCGTCCAGGGGTTCGCGGGAGGGGCCAACGGCGTCGCCCTGACGGTTCTGGTCGGCAAGGCTTATCCCGCCGATCTGCACGCCCGCATGTTCGCCGCCTTCGCCGCGGCCTGGGTGCTGCCGTCGATCCTCGGCCCGTACATCGGCGGCCTGGTGGCCCAGGTGGCGAGCTGGCACTGGGTCTTCCTGGGAGTCCTGATCCTGGTGGTGCCGGCCCTGCTCGGACTCGTGCCGGCGCTCCGGAGGATCAGCCGCGACCAGCAGCACGCCGCACCGAACCGTGCCGGCCCGTATCCCTGGGGCCGTCTGCTCTGGGCCGTGCTGGCCGCCGCGAGTGTCATGGGGCTGAACCTCAGCAGCGAGGTTCCGCTGGTCGGCTGGGTGCTCGCCCTCGCCATGGCCGCGGTCTGCATCCTGGCCATCCGACCGCTCATCCCGCGGGGCACGCTCACGGCGCAGCGGGGACTCCCGAGCGTGGTCCTGACCCGCGCCATCGGCTCCGCCGCGTTCTTCGGCACCGAGGTGTACCTGCCGAAGGTCCTGTTCGAGATCTACCACTTCGAACCGTCGTTCGCGGGCCTGGCCCTGACCTGCAGCGCGGTCTCCTGGGGCATCAGCTCGGGGATCCAGGGCCGGCTCGGCGCCGCGCGGTTGCCGCATCACCGTGCGGTGCGGATCGGCTCGGCGATGGTGGCCGCCGTCGTCGTCGGGATCTTCCTGGTCATCCTGTTCCAGGGGCCCGCCTGGGCGCTGATCGCGGTGTGGCTGTTCGGCGGGGCGGGCATGGGGCTCATGTTCCCGCGCCTGAGCGTCATGGTGCTGGCGCTGTCGCGACCGGGGGAGCAGGGCTTCAACAGCTCCGCCCTCGCCATGGCGGACTCCCTGGGGAACGCCCTCTGCGTCGCGGTCTCCGGGCTGGTCTTCGCGGCCCTCCTCGGTTCCGGGAACGCCTACGCCGGGGTGTTCGCGGTGGCGGCGGCCTGCGGGGTGGCGATGCTGCTGATCGCGCCGCGGACACGGGCACTGGTAGACTAG